A genomic stretch from Fodinibius salinus includes:
- a CDS encoding S41 family peptidase: MKKVSILSLAFLVAVIVTGCGDDPTSSESEDVSSKKQFVYNAMNYWYYWQGDVPALADNRFSNNQKLSSFLQGFSDAEQLFNALQYSEDEFSFFIDDYEEFADQQDGINAALGVNYGFIGFQNSNDIVGYARYIISGSPADDAGLQRLDLFTKVDGTDLNTSNYRQLLSDNSAHTLTLATIKETSQGVAFEDSTQKSIQSEKVIENPIYLSTVIDTSNTKIGYMMYNAFQDNSHHDLNSAFNDFNNQNIDELILDLRYNGGGTILTSQLLSSLISGLDNSSKFGEFSYNQKRSDQNESVYFLDKVPLQNGEGDFERNDQGEFVNTEPMNDLGLNKVYVLTSGGTASASEALINSLNPFIDVILIGTQTVGKDQGSLTLYDAPEPYLNKDKANPDHKKAIQPIVLKIVNSAGDDYPDGFTPSASNNISELTVENIQKKPAIGSPDDPLLGRALSLITGQSKFQQSSPSLSGSQMMKEQKDFSPQGMYLLPEQAQFLFGN; this comes from the coding sequence ATGAAAAAAGTAAGTATTTTATCTCTGGCATTCCTAGTTGCAGTCATTGTAACGGGCTGCGGGGATGATCCAACTAGCTCAGAGTCAGAAGACGTCTCCTCTAAAAAACAGTTTGTCTATAATGCAATGAACTACTGGTATTACTGGCAGGGAGATGTGCCAGCACTTGCTGACAATCGATTTTCCAACAATCAGAAGTTGAGCAGCTTTTTACAGGGCTTTTCTGATGCAGAGCAGCTCTTTAATGCCCTGCAATATTCCGAGGACGAATTTTCTTTCTTTATCGATGATTATGAGGAGTTCGCAGACCAACAGGACGGTATTAATGCAGCCTTGGGAGTAAATTATGGCTTCATCGGTTTTCAAAACAGTAACGATATTGTCGGTTACGCGCGATACATTATATCTGGTTCCCCGGCTGACGATGCTGGGTTACAACGGCTGGATCTATTTACGAAAGTAGATGGCACAGATTTAAATACAAGCAATTATCGTCAGTTGCTATCCGACAATTCCGCCCATACCCTAACGCTTGCAACGATTAAAGAAACTTCGCAGGGTGTTGCCTTTGAAGATTCAACCCAAAAATCAATCCAATCCGAAAAGGTGATAGAAAATCCAATCTATCTTTCTACGGTCATTGATACCAGCAATACCAAAATTGGATATATGATGTATAATGCCTTTCAGGATAATTCGCACCATGACCTGAATAGTGCATTCAATGATTTTAACAACCAAAATATTGATGAGCTTATCCTCGACCTACGTTATAACGGGGGCGGTACTATCTTGACAAGTCAGCTTCTTTCTAGCCTTATATCAGGGTTAGACAACTCTAGTAAGTTTGGTGAGTTTTCCTATAACCAGAAGCGATCTGATCAAAATGAATCCGTATACTTTCTAGATAAAGTCCCTCTACAAAACGGTGAAGGGGATTTTGAACGCAACGATCAGGGAGAGTTTGTCAACACAGAACCCATGAATGATCTGGGGCTCAATAAGGTGTATGTATTAACCAGCGGAGGAACCGCCTCGGCCAGCGAAGCACTCATCAACAGCCTTAACCCATTCATTGATGTTATTCTTATCGGAACCCAGACGGTCGGCAAAGACCAAGGGTCTCTTACCTTATATGATGCGCCTGAACCTTATCTCAACAAGGATAAGGCCAACCCCGACCACAAAAAAGCCATTCAACCCATTGTTTTAAAAATTGTGAATTCAGCAGGTGACGATTATCCCGATGGATTTACTCCCTCTGCCAGTAACAATATTAGCGAATTAACGGTTGAAAATATCCAAAAAAAGCCCGCTATCGGGAGTCCTGATGATCCTCTTTTGGGACGTGCTCTCAGTCTAATTACAGGGCAGTCGAAGTTCCAACAATCGTCACCTTCTCTGTCGGGCTCGCAAATGATGAAAGAGCAAAAGGACTTTTCGCCCCAGGGAATGTACCTGCTGCCTGAACAGGCTCAATTTCTGTTTGGAAACTAG
- a CDS encoding DUF72 domain-containing protein: protein MKFGSVDDPGQVDFALPEDHPQTETVLNENGNPGDLDIYVGCAKWNSKDLKDFYPKGTSDELTYYSKQFNCVEFNATFYNIFDEDQVKQWHDKVPADFKFFPKVNRYISHLKWLNDIEERTDDFIDSIVHFKEKLGTTFLQLRGKFRPKFFDRVQNFVEYWPEGIPLAVEFRHPDWFDDEGVANELYALFEENNIANVITDTAGRRDLLHMRLTNNEAFVRYVGANHPTDVSRLDEWVERLKTWREQGIENIHFFVHQNKEKKSPQLAAHFIHQFNEVMNTEMDLPDLKRSEGQGDLF from the coding sequence ATGAAGTTTGGCAGTGTTGACGATCCCGGACAAGTTGATTTTGCACTTCCGGAAGACCATCCTCAAACAGAAACTGTTCTCAATGAAAACGGCAATCCAGGAGATCTTGATATCTATGTGGGGTGTGCCAAGTGGAACAGCAAAGATTTGAAAGACTTTTATCCCAAAGGGACCAGTGATGAGCTAACCTATTATAGCAAGCAATTCAATTGTGTGGAGTTCAATGCTACGTTTTATAATATTTTTGATGAGGACCAGGTGAAGCAGTGGCATGACAAAGTACCGGCTGATTTTAAGTTTTTCCCAAAGGTAAATCGCTATATTAGTCACCTTAAGTGGCTAAATGATATCGAAGAGCGCACGGACGATTTTATCGATAGCATTGTGCATTTTAAAGAAAAGTTGGGCACCACCTTTTTACAGCTACGCGGTAAGTTTCGTCCGAAATTTTTTGACCGCGTACAAAATTTTGTGGAATACTGGCCCGAGGGCATTCCGCTGGCGGTAGAATTCCGTCACCCTGATTGGTTTGATGACGAAGGCGTAGCAAATGAGCTTTATGCACTCTTTGAAGAAAACAATATAGCAAATGTAATTACCGATACGGCCGGGCGTCGTGATCTGCTACATATGCGTCTCACCAATAATGAAGCGTTTGTACGGTATGTCGGGGCTAATCATCCTACCGACGTGTCGCGACTGGATGAGTGGGTAGAACGTCTAAAAACCTGGCGTGAGCAGGGGATCGAAAACATTCACTTCTTTGTGCACCAGAATAAAGAGAAGAAGTCACCGCAATTGGCTGCTCATTTTATTCACCAATTCAATGAAGTGATGAATACGGAGATGGATCTGCCGGATCTTAAGAGAAGTGAAGGACAGGGTGATCTGTTTTAG
- a CDS encoding LysE family translocator has translation MYKEETLQKGYRTYGNCMYKQYLQWKENKRNNAPRPFTFISLDKPTKNLIIEIVLPVMLSEFNFAKWFLLMLPMTLSAGPANVMGASLGATQGYRKSLPFIVGLTLPAIIYSLLIGYGANTLISSYPFIVDGLQYAGAAYILFLAVKFLLPPKSNTGDATPPKLGFKSEFILSALNGKLLTMLILMYSVMLDSQSISAEIWLMTILLLVTGATSNSLWILGGDILSRFFVSDKAIRTQNIVFGIMLLIVAVWLVM, from the coding sequence TTGTACAAAGAAGAGACACTACAAAAAGGATATCGGACGTATGGAAATTGTATGTATAAGCAATATCTTCAATGGAAAGAAAATAAGCGTAATAACGCTCCTCGTCCCTTCACTTTTATCAGCCTTGATAAGCCGACCAAGAATCTAATAATTGAAATAGTACTACCTGTCATGCTTAGTGAATTCAACTTTGCGAAATGGTTCCTGCTAATGCTACCTATGACATTAAGTGCCGGTCCGGCTAATGTTATGGGGGCTTCGCTGGGGGCCACCCAGGGCTACCGAAAATCACTGCCTTTTATCGTTGGGTTAACCCTGCCTGCAATAATATATTCACTGCTTATTGGTTATGGTGCTAACACTCTCATCTCTTCTTATCCCTTTATTGTCGATGGTTTACAATATGCCGGAGCCGCTTATATTTTATTTCTTGCTGTAAAGTTTTTACTCCCACCGAAAAGTAATACTGGTGATGCAACGCCCCCAAAGCTAGGGTTCAAATCCGAATTCATTCTTTCGGCCCTCAATGGCAAGCTTCTCACTATGCTTATCCTGATGTACTCGGTCATGCTTGATAGTCAGAGTATTTCTGCAGAAATCTGGCTAATGACCATCCTCCTTTTGGTAACCGGTGCCACTAGCAACAGCTTGTGGATACTTGGCGGAGATATCCTATCACGCTTCTTTGTATCGGACAAAGCCATCCGGACCCAAAATATTGTTTTTGGGATTATGCTTCTGATTGTAGCTGTATGGTTGGTTATGTAA
- a CDS encoding Nramp family divalent metal transporter: MDHIAEDKYQEEQSSWEGIKQSLGPGLLMAAAAIGVSHLVQSTRAGATYGWALVWAVLLANFFKYPFLEYGPRYAIATGESMIEGYDRLGKWAIGIFVVFTIGTMFAVQAAVTIVSASLAAELTGIALSPLAWSAILLVICIVLLMSGQYSALDGAIKLIMAVLAVSTIVAVVAALFEGGTQSHINYYPSIWDVAGVSFLIALMGWMPIPIDAAAWHSLWTLEREEQTNYKPKLKESLFDFNIGYIGAAFLSLGFLALGALVMYGSGEEYASSGAVFASQLIGLYTESLGNWAYVIIVICAFTTMFSTTLTVTDAYPRVSRRMLEVLMPQTFDEKDNLQLYRILLVVISALSLGVLYFLGDSFTLMVDLATTLSFLTAPVLAYLNYRLVTAEHMPADCEPKPWLKWLSWSGIIFLTGFALLYIYWIIPFG, translated from the coding sequence ATGGATCACATCGCTGAAGACAAATATCAAGAAGAACAAAGTAGTTGGGAAGGAATTAAACAAAGTTTAGGTCCTGGTCTATTGATGGCAGCAGCGGCTATTGGTGTTTCACATTTGGTGCAATCCACTCGTGCTGGTGCAACCTACGGATGGGCACTTGTTTGGGCTGTTTTGCTGGCTAACTTTTTTAAGTATCCTTTTTTGGAATACGGCCCCCGTTATGCCATAGCCACAGGGGAAAGTATGATTGAGGGGTATGACCGATTGGGTAAATGGGCCATCGGTATTTTTGTGGTTTTTACTATCGGAACTATGTTTGCAGTGCAGGCTGCCGTTACCATTGTAAGTGCCAGTCTTGCAGCCGAACTTACCGGTATTGCCCTGTCACCGTTGGCATGGAGTGCTATTTTGTTGGTCATTTGTATAGTCCTGTTGATGTCGGGACAGTACTCGGCCCTCGATGGAGCCATTAAGCTTATTATGGCAGTGCTGGCTGTTTCCACTATTGTAGCTGTTGTTGCTGCGTTGTTTGAAGGCGGTACGCAAAGCCATATCAATTATTACCCCAGCATCTGGGATGTTGCAGGCGTATCATTTTTGATTGCGCTGATGGGATGGATGCCTATTCCTATCGACGCGGCAGCTTGGCATTCGTTGTGGACACTGGAGCGGGAAGAGCAAACGAATTACAAACCGAAGCTCAAAGAGTCGCTGTTTGATTTTAATATCGGATATATAGGTGCGGCTTTTCTTTCCCTGGGCTTTTTGGCGCTTGGGGCACTGGTGATGTACGGAAGCGGAGAAGAATATGCCAGCAGTGGTGCAGTCTTTGCCAGCCAGCTTATTGGTCTTTACACTGAAAGTCTTGGTAATTGGGCCTATGTTATTATTGTAATTTGTGCTTTTACAACAATGTTTAGCACCACCCTAACCGTTACCGATGCCTATCCCCGGGTGAGCCGGCGCATGTTGGAAGTACTTATGCCCCAAACCTTTGATGAAAAAGATAATCTTCAGCTATATCGAATTTTACTCGTAGTCATATCAGCTCTTTCTCTGGGTGTGCTTTATTTTCTGGGCGACTCTTTTACCTTAATGGTAGACTTGGCAACGACGCTCTCATTCTTAACGGCCCCGGTACTGGCATATCTTAATTACCGCTTAGTAACAGCTGAACATATGCCAGCTGACTGCGAACCTAAACCTTGGCTCAAGTGGCTTAGCTGGAGTGGTATTATTTTCCTCACTGGTTTTGCATTACTTTATATTTACTGGATTATCCCCTTTGGATAA
- a CDS encoding M14 family metallopeptidase, whose translation MKLRSLICTLFLCLLSGSILAQNPADAKASMDYYLPQDVTYDSSIPTPKEVLGTVPGKWHVRHDQLVQYMRAVARASDRITLHTFGKTYEDRSLLYLTVTSPSNHENIDQIRKNHVALSNPEKSDQLNTNNMPIVMYWGYSIHGDEPSGSNASMLVAYYLAAAQGNAVEQKLQNSIILLDPSLNPDGLNRFAGWANTHKSKNLVTDPNSMELNQRWPGGRSNHYWFDLNRDWMLVQHPTSKGRIKIFQKWKPNILTDHHEMGTDATFFFQPGIQSRTHPITLDKNQQLTKEIAKYHADKLDQNQRLYYSEESFDDFYYGKGSTYPDVNGGIGILFEQASARGHAQQSDHGVLKFPFAIKNQFLTSLSTWEASQNLRQDILNYQRDFYEESLNQGKDASIEGYVFGTQHDQARTYHFAEMLRRHQIELYELEKNLNADNESFQKNSAYVIPADQEKYKFVKALFERRTTFTDSLFYDVSAWTMPYAFNLPFAELEDMDRSIMGNKVEDLPNFPQGEVVGGKSNYAYIFEWDEYYAPRTLNHLLDAGVRAKVASKPFTAVTADGSKKFDYGTVLVPLGPQSTDRAKIHDIIQEAAQDDGVNIYAIGTGLTPSGIDLGSGSFETLDKPNVAVMAGEGTSSYEVGEVWHLLDQRYHMTPTIFPKDRLDNADLSRYNVIVMVNGRYNELSKEAVDKIKRWTQNGGTLITTKYANNWAKQHELANITYAEQDQSKEEDKKVNPKPYADMDKTRGAQYIGGTIFHTKLDLTHPLGYGYNDEDLTVFRNSTLFLKKADNPYATPLYYTDEPLASGYVSDENLEQLSGTAAVVISDVGSGRVISMVDNPNFRAFWYGTNKLFMNAIFFGQTIDGGSGN comes from the coding sequence ATGAAACTACGATCTTTGATATGCACACTGTTCTTATGTCTTCTGTCAGGCAGTATATTGGCACAAAACCCCGCAGATGCCAAAGCCTCTATGGATTACTATCTGCCGCAGGATGTAACTTATGACTCCTCCATTCCTACTCCAAAAGAAGTGCTGGGAACAGTACCCGGCAAATGGCACGTGCGCCACGATCAGCTGGTGCAGTATATGCGTGCCGTAGCCAGAGCCTCCGATCGCATAACTTTACATACGTTCGGAAAGACCTATGAAGACCGTTCACTCCTTTACTTAACAGTCACTTCACCATCCAATCATGAAAACATCGATCAGATTCGAAAAAATCATGTAGCCCTCTCCAATCCCGAAAAATCTGATCAGCTGAATACCAATAATATGCCAATCGTCATGTACTGGGGCTATAGCATCCACGGAGATGAACCCAGCGGCTCGAATGCGTCCATGCTCGTAGCTTATTATTTGGCAGCTGCACAGGGCAATGCGGTTGAACAAAAGCTACAGAATAGTATTATCCTGTTGGATCCAAGCCTGAACCCTGACGGGTTGAATCGCTTTGCCGGCTGGGCCAACACACACAAAAGCAAAAACCTTGTTACCGATCCCAACAGTATGGAACTAAACCAGCGGTGGCCAGGTGGACGTAGCAATCACTACTGGTTTGACCTGAACCGAGACTGGATGCTTGTACAACACCCAACCAGCAAGGGACGAATTAAAATATTCCAAAAGTGGAAACCCAATATCTTAACTGATCATCACGAGATGGGTACCGACGCCACCTTCTTTTTTCAGCCGGGTATCCAGTCACGAACCCATCCTATTACGCTCGATAAAAATCAGCAGCTAACCAAAGAGATTGCCAAATATCACGCTGACAAACTGGATCAAAATCAGCGGCTGTATTATTCCGAAGAAAGCTTTGATGACTTTTACTACGGCAAAGGATCTACCTATCCGGACGTAAATGGAGGAATCGGCATTCTGTTTGAGCAAGCCAGTGCCCGCGGTCATGCCCAGCAAAGTGATCACGGCGTACTCAAATTTCCCTTTGCGATTAAAAACCAATTTTTAACCTCTCTCTCCACCTGGGAGGCTTCCCAAAACCTGCGGCAGGATATTCTTAATTATCAACGGGATTTCTATGAGGAATCCTTAAATCAGGGAAAAGACGCATCCATCGAAGGATATGTATTTGGTACACAGCATGACCAGGCCCGAACCTATCACTTTGCAGAGATGCTACGCCGACACCAGATCGAGCTCTATGAGCTAGAAAAAAATCTCAATGCAGATAATGAATCTTTCCAAAAAAATTCTGCCTATGTCATCCCTGCGGACCAAGAAAAATATAAGTTTGTAAAGGCCTTATTCGAGCGCCGTACCACTTTTACCGACAGCCTGTTTTACGATGTTTCTGCCTGGACGATGCCCTACGCTTTCAACCTTCCATTTGCGGAACTCGAGGATATGGACCGAAGTATCATGGGTAATAAAGTTGAGGATCTTCCAAACTTTCCACAGGGAGAAGTAGTGGGCGGCAAAAGCAATTACGCCTATATTTTCGAGTGGGATGAATATTACGCGCCCAGAACACTCAATCACCTACTGGATGCCGGCGTCCGCGCCAAAGTGGCGTCTAAACCGTTTACCGCTGTCACCGCCGATGGCAGCAAAAAGTTTGACTACGGAACAGTGCTTGTTCCCTTGGGTCCCCAATCCACAGACCGTGCAAAAATTCACGACATTATACAAGAGGCCGCCCAAGATGATGGGGTCAACATTTATGCCATTGGCACAGGCTTAACACCCAGCGGCATCGATCTGGGCAGTGGTTCTTTCGAAACGCTGGACAAACCTAATGTGGCAGTAATGGCCGGAGAGGGCACCAGCTCATATGAAGTAGGCGAAGTGTGGCATCTGTTGGACCAGCGATATCACATGACACCAACTATCTTTCCCAAGGATCGCCTCGACAATGCTGATCTCAGTCGCTATAACGTTATTGTAATGGTCAACGGCCGGTATAATGAGTTATCAAAAGAAGCCGTCGATAAAATTAAACGGTGGACCCAAAACGGTGGAACGCTAATTACCACCAAGTATGCGAACAACTGGGCCAAACAACATGAACTGGCAAACATCACTTATGCCGAACAAGATCAGTCAAAAGAAGAAGACAAGAAAGTTAACCCCAAGCCCTATGCTGACATGGATAAAACCCGCGGCGCACAATATATTGGGGGCACGATTTTCCACACTAAGCTGGATTTAACTCACCCACTGGGCTACGGTTATAACGATGAGGATCTAACAGTATTCAGAAATAGCACCCTGTTTCTGAAAAAGGCTGACAACCCCTATGCTACGCCTCTTTATTACACAGATGAGCCATTGGCAAGCGGATATGTATCGGATGAAAACCTTGAGCAACTGTCGGGTACAGCTGCTGTTGTAATCAGCGATGTGGGCAGCGGTCGCGTTATTTCAATGGTCGACAATCCCAATTTCCGTGCCTTTTGGTATGGTACCAACAAGCTGTTTATGAATGCCATTTTCTTTGGCCAAACCATTGACGGTGGTTCAGGCAACTAA
- a CDS encoding AsmA family protein: MKPVFQALFGLIIVSAIGALILSFSLDGMVKSNLESTATEMLDTSVDVNDVSISILDGSGSIKGITIANPQGFSDSTAVELKEINMKVDLYSLLSDTVVVNKIQINKPELHYEQKTTGSNFDALTSNMKSDGSSKTYLAVDYLLVKNGRISLSTDIGGSKSMEAEFSQIEIEGIGRDRSSTTKQALRQILEPILKQAAQEAVKSGLKNKAKDVAEDLLDG; encoded by the coding sequence ATGAAACCAGTATTTCAAGCTCTTTTTGGCCTTATTATTGTCTCCGCTATTGGCGCACTTATCCTTTCTTTTAGCCTCGATGGCATGGTTAAATCAAATCTGGAAAGTACGGCCACCGAAATGCTCGATACTTCGGTTGATGTAAATGATGTCTCCATATCAATTTTGGACGGCAGCGGCAGCATCAAGGGTATTACTATTGCCAACCCTCAGGGCTTCAGCGACAGCACGGCCGTCGAGCTAAAAGAAATCAACATGAAGGTGGACCTGTACAGCTTACTTTCGGATACCGTAGTCGTTAATAAAATCCAAATCAACAAGCCGGAGCTGCATTACGAGCAAAAGACAACGGGCAGCAACTTTGATGCGTTGACGTCTAACATGAAGAGCGACGGTTCTTCGAAAACCTATTTGGCGGTTGACTACCTGCTGGTTAAGAATGGCCGTATCTCATTGAGTACCGACATCGGCGGATCAAAATCGATGGAGGCTGAGTTTTCACAGATTGAAATTGAGGGGATTGGCCGAGACCGTAGCAGTACTACAAAACAAGCACTGCGCCAAATATTGGAACCCATCTTAAAACAGGCTGCTCAAGAAGCCGTTAAAAGCGGACTAAAAAACAAAGCAAAAGATGTTGCTGAAGATTTACTTGATGGATAG
- a CDS encoding MG2 domain-containing protein → MNNTIGYQQTNTRRNLIIWGLLCLLLLAGGCGKSKKEVIEQNEAFSKYISGYTSNIISTRDEIVVRLASEFKKEERPQKELFQFELSVVGNQIWLDNRTVAFRPKTSLQNDTRYIVHFRTGALFDVNKSLEEFTFDFGTIRQDLEVQIEGVNPVDGNRSQQQLNGTIHTADVAALSNIKSVLEARQNGNSLPVEWEQKSGKQQHHFTIKDIKRTQQPGSVIVSWDGESIGTNTRGKQTVPISSLDAFQLVKTQVSRDTNPHIALTFSDALDPNQNFDGLIRIGSYDKMNTIVQENRLEIYPRKKLKGRQKLSLSPGIQSKHGKRLGEQVSRTVQLHQPKPKVRFVGQGVIVPNSEELLVPFKAVSLGAVDVQVSRIYENNIPQFLQTNNLNGSQYLERVGVPVVQKVVPLSSLGATDVSKWNNYALDLSNLIEPKPGAIYEVEIGFRKHQIVYPCGDDALTKLEDRNWTQSSREENKYWDRFGDYYYPDGYNWRERDNPCDVSFYTDDHYIRRNVLASDLGLIAKKGNVGATQVIVTDLNTAQPKSGVTLELYDYQQQKMTSMTSDGQGMAKAKTQRKPFLLVAKDGKQRGYLKLKDGNSLSLSDFDVSGAQVKEGIKGFMYGDRGVWRPGDSLYVTLIVEDKQDILPEDHPVTFELRNPSGQVMDQQTITDPVNNFYDYRTKTTADAPTGNWMVRAQLGNNTFSKTIKVETVKPNRLKVNLDPTNKRLTASDRILDGRISAQWLHGATAQNLKTDISMTLTSSPISFDDYDDFVFDDPSRSLDAATEKIFEG, encoded by the coding sequence ATGAACAATACTATAGGCTATCAACAGACCAACACTCGGCGTAATTTAATAATATGGGGACTACTATGTCTGCTTTTATTAGCGGGCGGATGTGGAAAGAGCAAAAAGGAGGTTATTGAACAAAATGAAGCCTTTTCAAAGTATATTAGCGGCTACACTTCCAATATTATCAGTACTCGTGATGAGATTGTGGTTCGATTAGCATCAGAGTTTAAAAAAGAGGAACGCCCTCAGAAAGAGCTCTTTCAGTTCGAACTATCAGTTGTTGGAAACCAAATCTGGTTAGATAATCGTACGGTAGCATTTCGGCCCAAAACATCTCTTCAAAATGACACTCGGTATATTGTTCATTTTCGCACCGGGGCTCTATTTGATGTAAACAAAAGCCTTGAAGAGTTTACGTTTGATTTTGGAACTATTCGGCAAGACCTGGAAGTGCAAATCGAGGGTGTAAACCCTGTGGACGGCAACCGATCCCAGCAACAGTTAAATGGAACCATTCATACTGCGGATGTAGCAGCACTTAGCAATATAAAAAGTGTACTTGAGGCTCGTCAAAATGGAAATTCCCTTCCTGTGGAATGGGAACAAAAATCCGGTAAGCAGCAACATCATTTTACTATTAAGGATATTAAACGCACCCAACAGCCGGGGTCAGTAATTGTATCTTGGGATGGGGAATCCATAGGTACCAATACGCGAGGTAAGCAAACCGTGCCTATTTCATCGCTGGATGCTTTTCAGTTAGTCAAAACGCAAGTTAGTCGCGATACCAATCCTCATATAGCCCTAACATTTTCGGATGCGCTGGATCCCAACCAGAACTTTGATGGCCTTATTCGTATAGGATCGTACGATAAAATGAATACCATCGTGCAAGAAAATCGGCTGGAGATATATCCGCGTAAAAAACTCAAGGGACGTCAAAAACTATCTTTATCACCGGGCATACAAAGCAAACACGGGAAACGTCTGGGTGAACAGGTATCCCGCACTGTACAACTGCATCAACCAAAACCCAAGGTTCGTTTTGTGGGTCAGGGGGTCATTGTTCCAAACTCCGAGGAGTTACTGGTACCATTCAAAGCCGTTAGTCTCGGTGCTGTTGATGTACAGGTTAGCCGTATTTATGAGAATAATATTCCGCAATTTTTGCAAACTAATAACTTAAATGGAAGTCAGTATCTTGAACGGGTAGGAGTACCTGTGGTGCAAAAGGTAGTGCCGCTGTCGTCGCTGGGCGCTACGGATGTAAGCAAATGGAATAACTATGCTCTGGACCTTTCGAACTTGATAGAGCCGAAACCGGGTGCTATCTACGAAGTCGAAATCGGTTTCCGTAAACATCAAATTGTGTACCCCTGCGGTGATGACGCCCTTACAAAACTCGAAGATCGAAACTGGACCCAAAGTTCCCGGGAAGAAAATAAATACTGGGATAGATTTGGCGATTATTATTATCCCGACGGATATAATTGGAGAGAACGAGATAATCCCTGCGACGTTTCCTTCTACACCGATGATCACTACATACGCCGTAATGTACTGGCGTCCGACCTCGGACTAATTGCAAAAAAAGGAAATGTAGGGGCTACGCAAGTTATAGTTACTGACCTTAATACGGCCCAACCCAAGTCGGGCGTAACCTTAGAACTTTATGATTATCAACAGCAAAAAATGACTTCCATGACGTCTGACGGGCAGGGCATGGCTAAGGCTAAGACCCAACGCAAGCCGTTTTTGCTTGTGGCCAAAGACGGTAAGCAGCGCGGATATTTGAAGCTTAAGGATGGGAACTCATTATCCCTTAGTGATTTCGATGTTTCGGGAGCTCAGGTTAAAGAAGGGATTAAAGGATTTATGTACGGAGACCGTGGCGTTTGGCGGCCCGGCGATTCGCTGTATGTAACCCTTATCGTGGAGGATAAACAAGATATACTACCGGAGGACCATCCGGTTACTTTTGAGCTGCGCAACCCTTCCGGCCAAGTCATGGATCAACAAACTATCACAGACCCGGTGAACAATTTTTATGATTACCGAACTAAGACCACTGCAGATGCCCCCACCGGCAACTGGATGGTCCGGGCTCAGCTAGGAAATAATACCTTTTCTAAAACGATCAAAGTTGAGACGGTTAAACCTAACCGACTTAAAGTAAATCTAGATCCTACCAATAAACGACTTACTGCCTCCGACCGCATACTTGACGGACGTATTTCCGCGCAATGGCTGCACGGAGCAACGGCTCAAAATCTCAAGACCGATATCTCAATGACCCTCACCAGCAGCCCGATATCTTTTGATGACTATGACGACTTTGTTTTTGATGATCCCTCTCGCTCGCTTGATGCAGCAACCGAAAAAATATTTGAGGGCTAA